A single Thermofilaceae archaeon DNA region contains:
- a CDS encoding SCP2 sterol-binding domain-containing protein, with the protein MVEPRQSALEEVERRISIVVERSKDQSIAESLKGFSKLVALEFPDLGITYALRFEDGVVKEVIKGHSEAAEIKVVVPSTTFIGIIDKTTSPVKEYQLGRLRVKGPISDLLKLRKLLF; encoded by the coding sequence CAATCAGCATTGGAGGAGGTTGAACGGAGAATCTCTATAGTCGTTGAGCGGTCCAAGGATCAATCGATCGCCGAGAGCCTGAAAGGCTTCAGCAAGTTAGTTGCTCTGGAGTTCCCGGATTTGGGTATCACTTACGCATTACGTTTTGAGGACGGAGTAGTAAAGGAAGTTATAAAGGGGCATTCAGAGGCGGCGGAAATCAAAGTCGTGGTTCCCTCAACTACGTTCATAGGGATTATCGATAAAACCACAAGTCCTGTGAAGGAGTATCAGCTCGGCAGGCTCCGCGTGAAGGGTCCCATAAGCGACCTGCTGAAGTTGAGGAAGCTCCTCTTCTGA